Genomic segment of Saprospiraceae bacterium:
ATGTGAAGGATAAAGCACCTTGCCATAAGAAAACGGGTGTAGCTAAAACGTTCACCCTAAATAAAAGTCCCAAAATTAAATCACTTGTAAACAGCATCATAAAATATGTCCCTCCTCCATACAAGGAAAGCGCTAGTATTTCAGTGAAATTATATTTCGGTTTTGCTAAAACATAATAAATTGAAAATGCAGAACATAAGACAGCCGGAATAATGAATAGCGTAAAATGTTTCTGCAATAGAATATTAGCCTGCCCGCTTGTATCCAATTGAGTAATTACTTCTCCAGTTAATTGATAATTGAAATAATTGACAATGGCATTATGAAGGATAATATACAACCCCGTCCAGATTAAAAAATAACTTGCGGGAGTTTGATATTTTTTTCTCTTACCAGAAATATAATTTATAGAGGAGATACCTGGCGCTGTCAAAAAAACCCAAGATGTAAATAAAAATCCCTTTTCAAGATGTGTAAAAAAGTGCAGGAAATCAGCCAGTAAGGT
This window contains:
- a CDS encoding DUF3667 domain-containing protein: MSTICLNCEHHFKGNFCPNCGQNSTVKRITATTLLADFLHFFTHLEKGFLFTSWVFLTAPGISSINYISGKRKKYQTPASYFLIWTGLYIILHNAIVNYFNYQLTGEVITQLDTSGQANILLQKHFTLFIIPAVLCSAFSIYYVLAKPKYNFTEILALSLYGGGTYFMMLFTSDLILGLLFRVNVLATPVFLWQGALSFTYNIWFSYDIFKRIQLRLFWLRLICAAVLVAISGWIILFYFPIAWIYFTIH